AGTGCTGGATGGCGGGCTGGGGGTTGTACTCTGCGACCGCCACACCATTCACCGCTGTCATCATGAGCATGTTGATCACCTCGTTGGAGAGCTTGGTCCTCTCATCGGTCCTGATCCGGTTCATGGCACTGAACCCGCGCTCACAGCAGGAGGTGGAGACGGGCACACAGACCACCACTGCCACGAGCCTGCTGAGCAGGGGGAAGCGGCAGTCCTGGGCCAGGGCGTTCCTGTACAGCATGGAGAATGGCAAGTTCTTGGCGATGGCTttcaggcccagccactcctccAGCAGTGCTTCCTCGCTGTATCCTGGGGGCAGTGAGAGTTCAAAATATCTGGCCAGGGCAAGAATATCATCATTCCCAAAACCGGCCAGTTCCATCCCACTTGGCCAGGCCATGGCGTCAAACACCTCCATGTTCTTGAGCTGAGGGGGACGGTCCACGTCAAACCTTTGCTGGAGGTATTCAATCCCAGTCAGGATCATTCGCTCCCTGTCCGCCTGGAACCGCTGTTCTGCCATCTCCATTCTGTCCAAGAAGATGCCGTGGAGCCGCCCATCCCTGAAGCCGGCATTGAACGCCTCCTCTCCGGGCCCTGCCCGGTGGCGGAGGGTGCCCAGTGCTGCACAGGCCCGGCCCAGCGCGGACTTCACCTCCGTAATCAGCGCCGCCTCCTTCTGGCACACCTCGGACAACGGCCGGCAGGTGCTCAGGAAGTCCAAGAGGAAGTGGCAGAACTTGACGAAGTGGAAGCCCTTCATCAGCTTCAGCACGCCCTTGGCCCTGTGCCCGGCCTGGCCGCCTGCTTCCGCCACGCTCTGCAGGTGCCTGGCCAGGGCGGGCCAGCTCACGATGAGCGCACTCAGCGTGCGCCTCTTGCTGGCCACCCACCTGACAGCGTTCAGGTCCTTCAGGCGGATGATTTCCTGCTCCAGCGGGGCCGCGCCTTCCTGCAGCTCATTCAGCCTTTTGTTCGAGGACTGATAGAACTTGAAGACGGTTCGGATGTGCCGGTCACACTTCTTGACCAGGTCGATGCCTCCACAGGCGTCAACCACGGCCAGGTGTAGCCGGTGGGCCACACAATGCACCGGCAGCAGCTGGGGGATGATCTCCTGGAGCTTCTCCACCAGACCTCCTCTGCAGCTCAGCATGGTTGAGCCATCGGTTCCCAGGCCCACTACCCAGCCAGGCTTCCGGAAGGGGATGTCCAGTTCGTCCAGGGCAGAGATGATGGTCTCAAAGTATCCATCCACCGTCTCGCTGTAGAGTGGGGCCAGAGTGATGTAAGACTCCTTCACCTCCATCCCCTTAAAGTAGCGGATGTAAATGCCCACACAGGACTGGTCGGAGGTGTCTGTGGCGCTGTCCAGCAGCACGCTCACACACGGGGAGTTCCGGACATCCTCAAGGATCTCCTTCTTCAGAGTCTCGGAGATGTATTTGATGAACTGAGTGCAGGCGGTGCGATTTCGGTACTTGCCCAAAATCACGGTCCCAGTGCTTTGGAGGAGTTGCAGGATCTTCTCAAAGTCGTTCAGGGGCCTCGAGTGGTACGCGATGGAATAGGCGGCATTGAAAAAGTGCTCCATGTCGGCCATCAGGTCACTGGAGATCTCGGGGACGAGGGCGGCCTGTGGGGTGTCTTCCTTGACTTCCACGGTGTTGACACAGAGCTTGTGTGCTTTGCTGACTTCATGGTACTTTAAAGTCTCCACTTTAAAAGGACCCGTGTAACCTCGGACTAACCGGGATGATTTGTCGTGGAGACTAGGTCTTTCTTTGCAAGCTGAGCAGAAGAGCTTGGTCTCTTTGGGGTCAATTACTAACCATGGGAACTGCCCAAACCACGACCTCTGAATTGAGCGGGGTCTGTAAGTCCTCTTGATTTTCCTCCGTCCATCTGCTTCTACTTCACAAAGGCTGGGATTGCGGTAGGAGGTGCACGTCTCCATGGCAGGAGCTGGGAGCAGTGCAGATTCTTCAGCCGAGGCCTGTGTGTGTGCCTCTCTAATGGCCACCGTCGTCTTCTTCCCTTTGGAGCAAGTCAAACTGTGCTCGGTTTTGCTGCCCAGAACTCTGCAGCCTCCTATCGGCTAAGACACCCCAATTCAGTAAGTACCCCTTATGCAAAGCAGAGAGGATGAATGTCATCCACCTTTCTAGAAATCAGTAGTGGCTTCTATTTAAACCCTTTCCCACTAGTTTCTCTGAAAGCCAGTCTGTCTCCCCAGGAGTTGTCTGCTAATCCTTGTGGGTTCTTTAGCCAGCCTCCCCCTCCCTATCCACATATCTACCCTGAGATCATGTGACATCAGATGCTAATAAGCTTACTTAGCACCTTGGCCACAGATGCTATTGGATGGTTTTAATCCTCTTTCGAGGCACCACAAAGAAATGAGGTTAAACATCCAAAAGTCTTCTTATGAGTCTTGGAAACAAGGGAGGCATAGCAGTATACGCAGTAGCTATTAGCCAGTAAGTTACTGACAGAGATACACGCATTGCTAACTCTCACAGACCAACAGTGTTGTCACTAAACACCAGAGGAGCGGGGAGAAGGCAGCAGAGGCTCCCAGCTGTGGGTCACGGGGCTCCTCATGGCCAGTGTCCACCACGCACTACCCCCATCAGCTCTACCACAGTCTCCCCGTTTCACTTCTGCTCATCAAAGCTCCTTATTTTTCCCAAACCGTCCCAGTTTCTCAGATTCTTCTACACTGTGAAGGCACAGTTAGTTTCTTATTCACGTTTTTCTACCAATACAGCGCCTGGTGCACAACAGGTCCAGCAGGAGGATGGCGGAACTAGCACTGTGTGACTTGCCAGGGCTGCCTGGGCCCCCGGACAACCCTTCAGAACCCAGCAGGTCAAGACCCACCTGGAGGACGGCCTTTCCTCCACTTTGGCCCGTTCGGGTCCTGGATCCAGGGTGCAGCTCTCCGCTCCAGTTTTGAGATCAAGGCTGGTTTGGCAGCAGCAGGCCCTGTTGCAGGGACGAAGAGTCACAGCGGCATCACAGCTCTGGACTGTCAGGTCAAGCAGCCCATCTGAAAGCCCCAGGGAGGCCTCTGGGCGCATCTCCTAATGAAACCTTCCCACCAGGGGCGCGAGGAGCACACCCATCTAGGGTGCCAATTTATTTTAAACCCACAGAGGCACCGAATTAGGGTGCATCCCTTAGCCCCATGGCTCACCCATGGGAGCATGACTCAGCTAAACGGATCTGGAGGGGAAAGGgtgaaaacaggaagaaatacgGAGGAAAAATAGAAGGAGAGAGGACAGGGATGATAAAGAAAGCCACACGAGAAGTGGGAGAGGGCCACCGACAACTGTCCCATGCATGTGGCCCGCAGCAACACCCACAGCTGGCCTTGGTGCAGGTAGCTAACTACACGGGGCACCTGGAAAGCCCCCTAACGCTgtctgccacctgcagtggaaCCTGAAATCCAACTAGAAGAGATGTGTGTCCTTGGGTTAAGCACTGCCCTTTACTGAAAATATGAATATTCTGCAGGGCTATGCGAAGAAATTGCTTTCTTGATTTAAAGTAAAACCCATTAATCCCTACTTACATGATTTTTACGCATCGATGTGAAAGGGTGTATAGCCTTTCTTTGGAAAGACATATACAAGCCACTGGTAACTGCGGGCACCTCTGTGGAGGGACTGAAGGACAAGGTGAAAGGGAGATGATTTTCACTATTCACCTTTGGATCATTCAAATGTATTTATAtgttcctgtgtgtgtatgtatccaCATATTTActactaataaaaatataatacattattaatCTGTGGTAGATTGAACACTTATTCATCTTCAAACGTCTCTAAAATGAGGGCAAAgggataataataaaaagaagcatAAGCCCAAGAGAAACATTGTACTAGAAATGTTAATACATTTTTAGATGAAGGAAAGGAGATAAAAGAGAAGAACTAACAGAGCTGGACACCAAATGCCAGCAGAGTGGGTAATAAGGACAAAGAAGTGAACTTGACCCCAGAATCCCCAAAAGAGCCAGTACCTGGAGGCACCAGGTGCAGCAGAAGGTGGTGGGTAAGGAGAGACCGGTTCAAGGCCAGGTCCGCTCACCTATTCCGGGAAGCCAGAAAataccaccaccctcccccaaggaggagagagaggttggTCTACAGAAAAACTTAACCAGAAAGGTTCCGGGCCCTGGGATGGTGGGGTGAGTGAAAGATGAAGAAGAGCtgtgatgcaaacagatggagacagtCTACAGACCAGAAGCTGCGTTACTCGGCTCCGAGAACACCAGCTTGGGGTACAGCCAAGCAGGAGACTGgaagttttctttggagaaatggaatTGCCCCTCCCCAAGCCTCCTCCCTAAAAGACCTACGGATCCAGACCTTGCCGGGCTCTTCAATGAAACATCCAGGTTCACAGCTGGTCACCCTACAATGTAACCTACCCCTTGAGTCCCAGCCATGCACACAGAGCTTCCAGCCAGTTTTTAAGGCTTTACTCTTAAATGTGAATGAAcctaaagatatttatttaagaCAAACTGCTAACAAGTAGGGAAAAGGATTGAAGGAACTAGAGATACTGtaggaagcaaaacaaaatttcaacCCCCTCCCCTCAAAACTAGAACATTCCCACAGAGAAAAGTCATGATAGTTATCCATGAAAAGAGCAATAAGGGCTCTTAGtttaaaatatgatagaaaaaaatgttttaacttaaatagaattgttagaaaataaaatggaggaaaactccaggaaagtagaacaaaaaagacagaagcaggaaataggagaaaaaaataaaacaaagccagAGGCTTAATTTAAGAAGTCTAATATCTAACTAATAGGActtttttagaagaaagaaaagagaaaatataaaggaagaaataatacaagaatGTTTCCCCAAAATGGAAACTGTGAGTTTCCACATGGAAGGGAAGCACCAGATATCcagaacaaaagatgaaaaaaaatccgTATCATTAAGTACTAAGTACTTCAAAACACTGGAATAGGCCTTAAAACTTTTCAGAGTGGAAAAACAGGCTGCGTTCAAAGATTTAGGAATAAAAAGGTATTTAGACTGCTCAACAGCACCTGTAAAACCTAAAATCAATGCTTTCAAAATGCTGAGGAAAAACATTTCCAACCTGGAATTCTATACCCAAACCACATTATCAATTGTGAGAGCAGAATAAGGGCATTTTCAGATATACagagtctttaaaaaatttcctcccATGAACCCTTTCTTAGGAAGTTACTGAAGGATGTGCTCCAACAAAATGAAGACATAAACCTAAAAGAAGCAATAGATCCAGGAAATAGGAGAGAGATGAAGGAAAGTCTAAGCCCACAGCTGTGCAGCAGGCCTAAAGTATAACTAGTTTAGATAGAGCAGAGGAATGGAAGACCCAGTGACAGaagtttccagaaaaaaaagtgaaatggatAGGTCACAGGATGTTTGATGATGTGGAAAAGACTCTTCAAAGGAGTTATATAATTCCatggagagtttgagaagaattggtgaTAGTACAGAAAGCtagcaaagtaaaaaaataagaaaaaatttcaattcctggGGGGGGAAATCCTACAACAAGGGAAACATCATCATAATATGTCACTTTGATTAGAAGTAAATAATACATAATCATAATTAGGCAAATAATTTACATTGAATTAACCAAAAAAGTATGATATACCTGTTCTGAGAGGATGGAGGGAAGAGAAGTGGGGGCCTGGGGTGATGTAAGAGGGCCATATCTTCATCCTCCACAGTAGGAATCAATAGATAATATCTAAAATCAATAAATCAGGAATAGCAATAAACATATGCAACAGGATATTAAAGTGTGATTCTGTCTGCCTGTTTTGGCCGAAGGCCCCCCCAAAATAGGAGCCAACTCTCCCCCATTCCAAAGCTAGACCACCGAAGCCAACTTGGAAAGAGTGGCTGAAACACTGGGCTGTAACCCAAGCACTTGCCACTAAGAGGGAGTCAAAGCACTGGGAGTGAGGAGGTTAGGAAGTTGGATATTAGAGATGCTTTGTAAAGAGCTGTCAAGTGTACTGTGAACCTTCCACACTCccatggggaggggtggggtggactGGGCTACTTTCCTCTGACCTTAAGCCTAATGGGAATGACATCCTGACCTGTATTTCCTGGAGCTGTGGGGCTGCTCAGGAATCCAGGCCTGGAAAAGACTAAAGGCATAAACTAACCGATGGTTCCTTGGTGGTGGCCATGTTGGGAAGAGCCTACATTCACAGGGCTTGTCAGAGCAAAGGATATATAAGTGTTTTCCATGGTCCAGATGTGAGCcctggagggaaagagaagaggccCAGAGCCACTTAAAGGGGCTGCCCCTGTCTGCCTATTGGTGATGCTCCCCTAAGGAGCCCATATGGGGCAGACTGCCAAAGCAGACATTACCCACTGTAGTGAGAGATCTCCAGTAACGGGGGTTTGCGGGAGTGCAGAACCCACAAACACACTTGGAGAATCAGCTTCAATTATCCCAGCTACATGTAACTGGTATCAGATTACATGGATGTAATTCTTGTacctctcctccccacctacACACCACCATTCCCAGCCAGGATGCAGCAGAAATCCTGGAACAAGCTGGGAGGTAGGAGGAGAACTTCTTTCTTCCTATCACAAGATTCCGGATTCTAGACCTAAAGCAGgttgaggtgggagaggcaagaAACTTCAGCTTTAAAAGAAGTCcagatttttaaccactacaCAAGGactggacttttgtttcctgattttttttttggtcaattttTGATATCATTTAAAACCTATAGAaaagttttaataataaaacaaggAACTCCAATCATTTGCATTTTGTTCCATTTGCTTTATCATGCCCAtgtgccctctctccctccctccttttcctctctatatgtataatatataaatacatgtatatgtgcagGCTGCACACTGGAGTTACCTGGGAAGCTTTAAAATacataagtaatatatatatataatatttttctggaCCATTTGAGGCTAAATTGTTTTCATTCCTCCCTTTATCCCTAAATACTTCTGTGTGTAGTACTCAAGAAAAAAGACATTCTCTTATCGGGTTTGCAAAATTCTAACACGAGCTCCATGACCCTAACCCTTGCCTAATCCCTGCCCCTTGGAGTGTGACTGAAATGTGTGAACTGATATCACACCCGTAATTACATTACATAGCAAAAGAGATGTTGTCTGGGTGATTACTTAATGTAATCACACTAGCCGCTTAAAAGCAGAGGAAGTCAGAGaatcaaaacaccaaaaaaaattcaatgtattATTGCTGGCCTAAGGATGGAGAAGGCCATGTGGAAAGGACCTGGGAGCAGGCCCTAGGAGCTGAGAATGGTCGGCAGCCAGAAAGACaatggggacctcagtcctacaaccacaaggaacttgATCCTGCCAACAACTCAACAGCCCAGTGATTCTTCCCAGAGCCTCTTGATAAGAGGCCAGTCTGGCGCACTTAATTTCAGCCATGTTAGACCCTAAGCAAAGAACCCAGCTAAGCCCACCTGGACTTCTGTGggctgtgagataataaatgggtgtttttTAGACATTAAATTTGTCTAAATTTTAGACAATAAATTTAGACAATTTATCTAAATTttagataataaatgggtgtttttTAGACattaaatttgtgataatttgttatgtgGCAACTGAAAACTAATATGTCTTATATAGTCAAAGTATAatgatcaaaatcagaaaatttaacattgatgTAACACTATAATCTAatccaccatactgttttccacagtgacttaccattttatattcccaccaacagggcataAAGGTTCTATCCTCAGCAATAGttgctgttttctatttttttgatagTAGGCATCCttatgggtgtgaggtggtatcttacTGTAGTATTGATTTACGTTTCCCTAATGATTGTGATAGAGTATctcttcatatgcttattggccatttgtacatcttctttgaagaaatgcctattcaagtcctttgtacattttttaatcaggttttttgttgttgctgagttttaggagttctttatatattctggatagtaaacccttatctgatatatgatttgcaaatactttctcccattctgtatgctgtctttttattatatttatatgtatgtcttttttttttttttttgcgatacgcgggcctctcccgttgcggagcacaggctctggacgcgcaggctcagcggccatggctcacgggcccagccgctccgcggcatgtgggatcttcccggatcagggcatgaacccgtgtcccctgcatcggcaggcagactctcaaccactgcgccaccagggaagcccgcacgtATGTCTTTTGATTcacaaaattttacaattttcatGAAGCCCaacttgtctattttttcctttcttgcctgTGCCTCTTAGTccatctagctaaaggtttgtcaattttgttgatcttttcaaagaaccaacttttggttccattgatttttctctagtttttctattctctatttatctctgctctcatctttatcatttccttccttctgctagctttgggtttagtttattcttctttttctagctccttaagttgtaaagttaagttgttgatttgagatcttccttggttttttttttagtaaatttatttttatttatttattatttttggctgcgttgggtcttcattgctgcgtgcgggctttctctagttgattcacttctctcttgctgcttccaagattctgcctttgtttttgaaattctaattataatgtgtcttagtGTGGGTGTCTGAATTCATCTTACctggagtttgttgagcttcttggatgtttatattcatgtcttCGATCAAATTTGTAGAGATTTTAGCCATtatgtctttccctttctctctctcttttccctctgggACTCCCACAATGTGTATGCTGGTCCACTTGATGGTTTCCTGCATGTCCCTTGGGCTCTGTTCACTCTTCTTTGaccttttttgtttctgtttcacaggctCCATAATTTCCATTGTCCTATCTTCAAGCTTGCTGATTCTCTATTCTGACTGCTCAAATGTTTTTGTATTCCTCtagttaatttttcatttcagttattgtagttTTCAGCTCTCAGTCTTCTTTCTAGATCCTTCTTAGGTTTCCTCTCTTtagttatatttccattttattcataCATTGCTGTCTTggctttctccacatcttcctaaatttcttttagcatttttaagacagttgttttaaagtatttatctAGTATACCTGCCATCAGGTCTTCTTCAGGGACAGTTTTTATTGATTTAGTTTCTTCCTTTGAATGGGTCATACTCTCCTATTTATTTGTATGCCTTGTGACTTTTTGTTGAACACTGGATATCTGAATCtaataatgtggtaactctgtAAATCAGATTCTCCCCGATCCCCAACgtttgctgtttttattgttttcgattattgttattatttaaaaatttttaatcattatagGCTACTCTGTGCCAAGGATCAGCCTGAGGTGTAAACTTAAAGTCTTCTCAGGTCTTTTGGAGTCTTTCCCTGGGTATGCAAAatcactttctaattttccttctaTATGTTTTTGAATGTCCTAGTCTTTAATGTCTGGTTTTcaaaagagggaaaagacaaaaattaagaggagggggaggaactTGCAAAAGTGGGGGAGGTGCAACAACACTGGCTGCTTACTTCTTTGTCTGCACCTCTGAGATGAGAAGCAGCGATCGGTGATCACAGCACTGATCCCTGATGCTTAGAGGACAGCATTCCTTTTGCCCGCCCTAATTCCTGCAATCTGTGTGCAAGCGGCTCCAGGAACATTGTAGGGGTGGGAGATGGGCAGCTGCTAAGGTGCTAAGAGCTGAAATTGACCGAACTTCACCACAATTTACTTTCCAACTCTTCTCCTGTAAATTGCAAGCCTTTGACAGATTTCAGAGTTCCAAAATAGTCACATCAGACAGATTCTACCAGTGCAGTTGTTGTCTAGGTGAGGAGACAGATTCCTGGAGCTCCACCAGAGTCCTCCTCCTAATCaggacatttttgaagagtagtGTACTGGACATTTTATTAATTGAAATTAGATCATTAATGTGACTAAAAAGTGACTGGAGGACTTTCTGTTTACCTGAGTGTGACAAGTCATGCGCCCTGCCCCAGGTTTCACCCTGTAAAGAGAAACCAAAATGGAGGCCACAATTTGAACAGACCCCTGGACCAAACACTCATAGTCACACAACCAAATCTTAAGCTGTCCTGATTTCCTCAAAATGCTGACTCTGGTCTTAAACAAAATTGAAGTTTCCTTCATGTCAGTGTGACCTTACAGCTTCCAAGCCAATCAGTACACACAAGAAAAGGTACACAGTGCTACGACCCTAAAGAGAATATAATCACAGTTAAAAAACAATGTACTTCTTCATTCAAGTTTTACAAATTGAGCTTTAACTGCTGAGAGCCAAGTTTTTAACCACTTTGGGTTTGAAGTCTCCCAGTTCATGAACAGTTTGTTTCTTGCTCaaaaaaatattcatagcaaGTAAAGctctttgaattttcttttggcAACCCAAAGGGTGAGAAAGAAAATCCCCAAAGAGCTGCTCCAAACAAGTGCTGatggaaaagaatgaagctgTTTTATGAGTGCCTCCTACTGAagttcatgcttttaaaaataatgtctacAGGTTTTACTCAGAAATAATGAAACAAGTACTGGAAGAAACAGCTAAAAAATTGGGGG
The genomic region above belongs to Lagenorhynchus albirostris chromosome 8, mLagAlb1.1, whole genome shotgun sequence and contains:
- the ZNF862 gene encoding zinc finger protein 862; its protein translation is MLLSQQQKEICGSDELAAPLGPTIANPELFYKFERGPEQWLAKVQGQRSLLSLHRGKNKMGFMEEMDMQSPAREAGLYLPPQKKACPSHFSSEGGSLQGDCTGRSRKPLRPRSIQKAWFAQFPWLVMNEERTALFCSACREYPSVRDKRSRLIEGYTGPFKVETLKYHAKSKAHVLCAKALAARDPSWAARFRSIHDVSKEVLASPGHLFTADYPIRYPPGPQGIYDNMVQLLPSSRAALEDPGGRGAIPALYLDCIPDFRQKEIADDIRSSSDVNILCNDSPEPRGQDPSEEGLFEEVPVVFEDVAVYFTREEWGTLDKRQKELYRDVMRMNYELLASLGPAAAKPALISKLERRAAPWIQDPNGPKWRKGRPPGKKTTVAIREAHTQASAEESALLPAPAMETCTSYRNPSLCEVEADGRRKIKRTYRPRSIQRSWFGQFPWLVIDPKETKLFCSACKERPSLHDKSSRLVRGYTGPFKVETLKYHEVSKAHKLCVNTVEVKEDTPQAALVPEISSDLMADMEHFFNAAYSIAYHSRPLNDFEKILQLLQSTGTVILGKYRNRTACTQFIKYISETLKKEILEDVRNSPCVSVLLDSATDTSDQSCVGIYIRYFKGMEVKESYITLAPLYSETVDGYFETIISALDELDIPFRKPGWVVGLGTDGSTMLSCRGGLVEKLQEIIPQLLPVHCVAHRLHLAVVDACGGIDLVKKCDRHIRTVFKFYQSSNKRLNELQEGAAPLEQEIIRLKDLNAVRWVASKRRTLSALIVSWPALARHLQSVAEAGGQAGHRAKGVLKLMKGFHFVKFCHFLLDFLSTCRPLSEVCQKEAALITEVKSALGRACAALGTLRHRAGPGEEAFNAGFRDGRLHGIFLDRMEMAEQRFQADRERMILTGIEYLQQRFDVDRPPQLKNMEVFDAMAWPSGMELAGFGNDDILALARYFELSLPPGYSEEALLEEWLGLKAIAKNLPFSMLYRNALAQDCRFPLLSRLVAVVVCVPVSTSCCERGFSAMNRIRTDERTKLSNEVINMLMMTAVNGVAVAEYNPQPAIQHWYLTSSGRRFNHVYTCAQVPPHSHTRAGLRKEKMGALRVEEAVTQKPPIPSYREPMEVLTDCVLEPCHGLLCPHPSQEALGCPDKALLGSREAKCLLVPQLPQD